A part of Drosophila ananassae strain 14024-0371.13 chromosome 2R, ASM1763931v2, whole genome shotgun sequence genomic DNA contains:
- the LOC6492935 gene encoding rhythmically expressed gene 2 protein: MRSLSQFRLITFDVTNTLLQFRTTPGKQYGEIGALFGARCDNNELAKNFKANWYKMNRDYPNFGRDTTPQIEWQQWWRKLIAGTFSESGAAIPDEKLNNFANHLIELYKTTICWQPCNGSVELLQHLRKDIKSDKRKLGVIANFDPRLPALLQNTKLDQYLDFALNSYEVKAEKPAPEIFQRAMEVSGLPNLRPEECLHVGDGPTTDYLAAKELGWHSALVHEKSYAYLVRKYGEVIDRDHVFPSLYDFHKKVSDGTVVW; this comes from the exons ATGCGCAGCCTCAGTCAATTCCGCTTGATCACCTTCGACGTGACCAACACATTACTCCAATTTCGCACCACCCCCGGCAAGCAGTATGGCGAGATTGGAGCTCTCTTTGGGGCCAGATGCGACAACAATGAGCTGGCCAAAAACTTCAAGGCCAACTG GTACAAGATGAACCGGGACTATCCTAATTTTGGGCGAGACACCACCCCCCAAATAGAGTGGCAGCAGTGGTGGAGAAAGCTGATAGCAG GTACCTTTTCCGAAAGCGGAGCGGCCATTCCCGACGAGAAGCTCAACAACTTCGCCAACCATCTGATTGAGCTCTACAAGACCACCATCTGCTGGCAGCCGTGCAACGGCAGTGTGGAGCTTCTCCAGCATCTCCGAAAAGACATAAAGTCGGACAAACGCAAGCTGGGAGTGATAGCGAACTTCGATCCGCGGCTACCGGCTCTGCTGCAGAACACGAAGTTGGACCAGTACCTGGACTTTGCCCTAAACTCCTATGAGGTAAAGGCTGAAAAACCGGCACCTGAAATCTTCCAAAGGGCAATGGAGGTATCTGGACTACCGAACCTCAGGCCAGAAGAGTGCTTGCATGTGGGCGATGGCCCCACCACGGATTATCTTGCCGCTAAGGAGCTGGGCTGGCACTCGGCCTTGGTTCATGAGAAGAGCTATGCTTATCTGGTCAGAAAGTACGGTGAGGTTATCGACAGGGATCACGTCTTCCCTAGCCTCTACGACTTCCACAAAAAGGTATCTGACGGCACAGTGGTCTGGTGA
- the LOC6507090 gene encoding uncharacterized protein LOC6507090, with amino-acid sequence MLATRVFRLVHDKRLSVPILRCFHHEFSKPESPATPAKEKEENSGHNLVGGVQSKYKIFRDENSPEIFDVEEARHQEHLLTEEPEFEEDKYYGLNLKRGVHGVFDVEDLVELLRKENVDDIFVCSVPEDLKYVDHLVVCSGRSYRHMLSTAEFVRRMFKIKRVKGDILPRIEGGKSRDWMAMDLGNIALHIFSPQAREEYDLESLWAIGSQFDRESQKPHNPYGDIFMAQTPQLVEPLNKET; translated from the exons atgcTAGCCACACGCGTGTTCCGATTGGTTCATGACAAACGACTCAGCGTCCCCATTCTGCGCTGCTTTCATCACGAGTTCTCCAAACCGGAATCACCAGCGACGCCGGCTAAAGAGAAGGAGGAAAATTCCGGTCATAATCTAGTTGGAGGCGTTCAGagcaaatacaaaatattccGAGATGAAAACTCCCCCGAGATTTTCGATGTGGAGGAGGCCCGGCACCAGGAGCACCTGCTAACGGAAGAGCCAGAATTCGAGGAGGATAAATACTATGGCTTGAATTTAAAGA GAGGCGTCCATGGAGTCTTCGACGTTGAGGACTTGGTGGAGCTTTTGCGGAAGGAGAACGTGGATGACATATTTGTATGCTCGGTTCCCGAGGACTTAAAATACGTGGACCACCTGGTGGTCTGCAGTGGGCGCAGCTACCGGCACATGCTCAGCACCGCGGAATTCGTACGCCGGATGTTTAAAATCAAGCGAGTGAAGGGAGACATTCTGCCTCGCATTGAAGGTGGAAAGAGTCGCGATTGGATGGCCATGGACTTGG GAAACATCGCCTTGCACATATTTTCTCCGCAAGCCCGGGAAGAATACGACCTGGAGTCATTGTGGGCCATTGGTTCCCAGTTCGACAGGGAGAGCCAGAAGCCGCACAATCCGTATGGCGACATATTCATGGCCCAAACACCTCAGTTAGTGGAACCACTTAATAAGGAGACATGA